The genomic segment ACGGTTAGCACCGTGGTCAGAGAAGTTACACTCACCAATAGCGAAGAGACCAGGGATAGTGGTCATCAACTCGTAGTCAACCCAGATACCACCCATTGTATAGTGGATAGCAGGGAAGATCATCATTGGGTTGTAGTACTTCACGCCGTTAATCTCGTTAGCCAACTCACCTGGGTTAACGTCAGTAATCTCCTCATACATATCGAAGAGGTTGCCATAACGCTGCAGGATAACGTCGATACCGAGACGGTTGATAGACTCAGAGAAGTCGAGGAATACGGCAAGACCAGTGTTGTTGACACCGAAGCCCTTGTCGCAACGCTCCTTAGCTGCACGAGAAGCCACGTCACGAGGAACCAGGTTACCGAATGCTGGGTAACGGCGCTCCAAGTAGTAGTCGCGGTCTTCCTCAGGAATATCAGAACCCTTCTTTGTACCAGCCTGCAATGCCTTGGCATCCTCAATCTTCTTAGGAACCCAGATACGACCATCGTTACGGAGTGACTCTGACATCAAAGTCAACTTACTCTGGTTTGTACCGTGAACAGGGATACATGTAGGGTGAATCTGGACATAAGATGGGTTAGCGAAGTCAGCACCCTTGCGGTAGCACTGGATAGCTGCTGTACAGTTACAACCCATAGCGTTTGTAGAAAGGAAGTAAGCGTTACCATAACCACCGGTAGCGATAACTACGGCGTTGGCAGAGAAACGCTCCAACTTACCTGTAATCAAATTCTTAGCGATGATACCACGAGCGTGACCGTCAACGATCACAATATCCTCCATCTCGTAACGGGTGAAGAGCTTAACCTTACCTGCCTCAACCATGCGGCTCAAAGAAGAGTAAGCACCGAGGAGGAGCTGCTGACCTGTCTGACCCTTAGCATAGAATGTACGAGATACCTGAGCACCACCGAAAGAACGGTTAGCCAGCATACCACCGTACTCACGAGCGAAAGGAACGCCCTGAGCTACGCACTGGTCGATGATGTCGTTGCTCACCTCAGCCAAACGGTAAACGTTAGCCTCACGAGCACGGTAGTCACCACCCTTTACAGTATCGTAGAACAGACGGTAAACAGAGTCACCATCATTCTGATAATTCTTAGCTGCATTGATACCACCCTGTGCTGCGATAGAGTGAGCACGACGTGGAGAGTCCTGGATGCAGAAGTTCAAGATATTGAAGCCCATCTCGCCGAGAGAAGCAGCAGCAGAAGCACCTGCCAAACCTGTACCTACAACGATAACGTCGAGCTTTAACTTATTCTTTGGGTTAACCAAACGCTGATGAGCCTTATAGTTGGTCCACTTCTCAGCAACTGGTCCTTCAGGTATTCTAGAATTTAATGTTTTTGCCATAATCTTTTTTAATACTTAAATGATTACACGAATTATGCGCAGCACAAAGATGGAGCGCAACCGAAAGCGAATGCCAATACAACTACGATGAAGAGGAGAAGCAGGATGGTAGAGTAAATCATACCGATCATCTTCCAACGGCAGAACCAAGTCTTACCGCTCCAACCGAGAGTCTGAATAGCACTCCAGAAACCGTGAGTGAGGTGGAACCAAAGAGCTACCAACCAGATGATGTAGAGAACTACGAACACTGGGTTAGCGAAGGTGTCCTGAATGAATGCGAAGCCGTCTGCTGGGCTGTGACCGAAGCTTGTACCCAAAAGCTCTGCAAACATCATGTTGTACCAGAAATTAAAGAGGTGAAGCAACAAACCGAGAACGATGATGATACCGAGCACCAACATGTTCTGGCTAGCCCACTCTACTTTCTCTGGCTTTGCTGTTACCTCGTAACGCTGGTTACCGCGAGCACGACGGTTCTGTGCTGTCAGGATGAAAGCGTAAACGATGTGACAAACTGCCAAAGCTGCCAAACCCAAAGTTGCAACTACGGCGTACCAGTTAGCACCCAACAACTCGCAGATTGTGTTGTAAGCTTCTCCAGAGAAAAGCGCAACAACATTCATGCAACCGTGGAATGTCAAGAATAGAATAAGAGCGATACCAGTTACTGACATCACTACCTTTCTACCAATAGATGAATTGATTAACCACATAAATGATTGAAATTTAATTATTTAACTGTTTGAAACTAATTTATATTCCACACTTTTCGTCCCTGCAATACCTATTTTTTGGCATTCTGCAATCCTCATTTCTAGGTATATTTTCGCAAGTCTGCTGCAAAATTACTATATTTTAATGATTTATCAAAGTATTTTTGCTAAAATTTCGATTTTATTTCTTACTTTTGCCGAAAATTAGAAAAAATATAGATTAAACGAAGTATGAAATTCAATTATGACGTGCTCGTTATCGGTGGAGGACATGCCGGATGCGAGGCTGCTGCAGCCTCTGCAAACATGGGTGCCAAAACCTGTTTGATAACGATGGATATGAACAAGATTGGACAGATGAGTTGCAACCCCGCCATCGGAGGTATTGCCAAGGGACAGATTGTGCGCGAAATCGATGCTTTGGGCGGACAGATGGGTATCGTAACGGATAAAACCGCCATCCAGTTCCGAATGCTCAACATCGGCAAAGGTCCTGCCGTATGGAGCCCCCGTGCCCAATGCGACAGAGGAAAGTTTATCTGGGAATGGAGAACCATCCTCGACCACACCGACAACCTCGACATCTGGCAAGACCAGGCTGACGAACTGCTCGTAGCTAACGGAGAAGCCATCGGCGTAAAAACCATCTGGGGAGCCGAATTCTATGCCAAGAGCATCATCATCACCGCTGGAACATTCCTCAACGGACTGATGCATGTAGGAAGAAAGATGGTAGAAGGCGGAAGATGCGCCGAACCTGCCGTACACAACTTTACGGAGAGCATCACCCGATGGGGTATCACTACAGCCAGAATGAAAACCGGTACTCCGGTCAGAATCGACAAGCGAAGTGTTCATTTCGAAGATATGGAAGAGCAGCCGGGCGACAGCGATTTCCACCAATTCTCTTACATGGGAGAACATCGGGTTCTGAAACAATTGCCTTGCTGGACTTGCTACACCAACAAGAAGGTACACGAAACTTTAAAAAGCGGTCTCGCTGACTCACCTTTATATAATGGTCAGATTCAGAGTACCGGTCCACGTTACTGTCCGAGTATAGAAACGAAGCTCGTCACCTTCCCCGACAAGGATCAGCATCCGCTCTTTCTGGAACCGGAAGGCGAAGATACGAACGAGATGTATCTGAACGGTTTTTCTTCGAGCATGCCGATGGATATCCAGCTGAATGCTCTTCATGAGATTCCTGCTTTGAGAGATGCCAAGATTTACAGGCCGGGATACGCCATCGAATACGATTACTTTGACCCTACCCAACTCAAACATTCACTGGAGTCGAAAATCATCAAAGGTCTCTTCTTTGCCGGACAGGTGAACGGAACCACCGGTTATGAGGAAGCAGGAGGACAGGGAACCGTGGCCGGAATCAACGCAGCCCTGCATTGTGTCGGAGACAAGACATTTGAGATGAACCGCGACGAGAGTTATATCGGCGTACTCATCGATGATCTCACCACAAAGGGAGTGGACGAACCATACCGTATGTTTACCTCCAGAGCCGAATACCGCATTCTGCTCCGTCAGGACGATGCCGATGCCCGACTCACCGAAAAAGCATACGAACTCGGAATTGCCAAGCGCGACCGTTACGACTGGTGGATAGAGAAAAAAGAAGCCATCGGAAGAATCATCGAATTTTGCGCCAATTATCCTATCAAGAAGGATGAGATAAATCCAAAACTGGAGGCGCTCGGCACTACTCCACTTCGCGCCGGCTGCAAGCTCATCGACCTCATCGCTCGTCCGCATCTGAACCTCACGAATCTTTCGGAGATTATTCCGGACCTGAAGGCTGCGCTGGAAACACCAGCCAACCGAAAGGAAGAGATAACGGAAGCTGCAGAAATCAAAATGAAGTACAAAGGTTACATCGAACGAGAGCGTCTCATTGCCGACAAGATGCACCGTTTGGAGAACATCAAGATAAAGGGCCGTTTCAACTATTCCGAGCTCCACGAAATCTCCACAGAAGGACGCCAGAAACTCGAGCGCATCGACCCGGAAACCTTGGCACAGGCAAGCCGAATTCCGGGCGTATCACCAAGCGATATCAACGTGATGCTCGTATTACTCGGAAGATAAGCCGTTTCACAGTGAAAAACAAGGGAACTCTCAATGTTTCACGTGAAACAGATTATCAGTAAAACATTTGATGCTCAACCGCTTAAGAAAGGTTGCATCAAGTGTTTTGCGGTTAAAGTAAAACTTCAGCAATTCGTGAAACAAAAGCTGATAAAATCGAGCAAAACACAAAAAACAAACGGGCAAAAAGCCCATAAAAAGGAACAAGAAAAAAGAACAAAATAAGTATCAATTTAAAGCATAAAAAGTAATGAACAATCAGCTATTATTAGACAATCTGCGTTGCATTCCAGATTGGCCAATCAAGGGTGTAAACTTCCGCGATGTATCAACTCTTTTCAAGAATCCTGCATCTTTAAAAGAGATCAGCGATGAGATGTATGAACTCTACAAAGACAAAGGAATCACCAAGATTGTAGGCATCGAATCACGCGGTTTCGTAATGTCTTCAGCCCTTGCAATACGTCTCGGAGCCGGTGTAGTTTTATGCCGCAAACCGGGCAAACTTCCATGCAAAACCGTACAGGAAAGTTATGCTAAGGAATATGGCATCGATACCATCGAAATCCACGAAGATGCCATCAATGAGGACGACATTGTACTCCTCCACGACGACCTCCTTGCCACCGGTGGAACCATGAAAGCAGCATGCGACCTGGTAAAGAAATTCCATCCGAAAAAGGTATATGCCAACTTCATCATCGAACTCGTAAACGAGAATTTCGAAGGCAGAAACTCCTTTGATCCAGACGTTGAAGTAACTACTTTATTACAGTTATAAGATGCAAAAATACTGCAAGAAATACTGCGAGAATGCAGCAAGGAAGCAGTAAAAGACACTAGAGCGTTGCCGTTTCACGTGAAACAGTAACGCTCGTTTTCCCCTTAAAAACAAGTAAAAATATGACGAAACAAGAGAATGAGGAGCGCTTGGCAAGGCTTAAAAACATCGTTTTAAGTATGCCGGAAAAGCCAGGAAGCTACCAATATTACGACGAAAATCATACGATTATATATGTGGGAAAGGCGAAAAATCTGAAGAGAAGAGTATCATCCTACTTCCATAAAGAGGTAGACAGATACAAGACAAAGGTGCTTGTTTCTAAGATTCACGACATATCTTATACGGTCGTAAACACAGAAGAAGACGCACTTTTGCTCGAAAACAGCCTGATCAAAAAGTATAATCCAAGATACAATGTCCTGCTGAAAGACGGCAAGACATACCCCTCTATATGCGTAACAAACGAGTATTTTCCACGCATTTTCAAGACTCGTCATATCAATAAAAAAGTGGGAACCTTCTTCGGTCCTTACCCACATATCGGCAGCATGTATGCTGTTTTAGAGGTTATCAAAAAGCTCTATAAGCCCCGCACCTGCAGAATGCCTATCACCAGAGAAGGCGTTGCAGAAGGCAGATACAAGCCGTGTCTGGAGTATCATATCCACAACTGCGGAGCACCCTGCATCAACAAGCAGAGCTATGAGGAATATCAGGAAAACATGCGCCAGGCACGTGAAATTCTGAAGGGAAACACGCGGGAAGTAAGCAAATATCTCTACGATTTGATGATGAAAAATGCAGAACTTCTACGTTTTGAAATAGCCGAAGAATATAAGAAAAAGTACCAATTACTGGATGAATTTGAGGCAAAAAGCGAGGTAGTAAGCCATACCATTACAGACGTAGATGTCTTCACCATCGTAAATGATGATGCCAACAAAAACGCCTTCATCAACTATATTCACGTAAAAAACGGCACCATCAACCAGAGCTTTACCTACGAGTATAAGCGCAAGCTGGAGGAGAGCAACGAGGAGCTTCTGATTACTGCCATTCCAGAAATCAGAGAGCGTTTCCACTCCACATCGAAGGAGATAATCGTGCCCTTCGAAATGGAATGGAAGCTGAAAGATGCCACCTTCTTTGTACCCCAGAGAGGAGACAAAAAGCACCTTCTAGAGCTGTCGGAAATGAACTGCAAGCAGTATAAATTCGACCGTCTGAAGCAGGCAGAAAAGCTCAATCCGGAGCAGAAACAGACCCGATTGATGAAGGAATTACAAGCAAAACTGAAGCTTCCGAAGATGCCTTACCAGATAGAATGTTTTGATAATTCCAACATATCCGGTACTGATGCCGTGGCAGGTTGCATCGTATATAAAGGTATGAAACCATCCAGAAAAGACTATAGGAAATACAACATCAAAACAGTGGAAGGACCTGACGATTACGCATCCATGCAAGAGGTGGTAAGACGCCGGTACAGTCGCATGATAGAGGAAGAAACTGCACTTCCAGACCTCATTATTACCGATGGCGGAAAGGGTCAGATGGACGTAGTAAGAGAGGTTATTGTTAACGAATTACACCTGGATATTCCAATCGCAGGACTTGCCAAGGACGACCGGCACAGAACCAACGAACTCCTCTTCGGATTCCCTCCTCAAACCATCGCCCTACCACCCGAAAGCGAGCTGTTCAAGGTTCTGACGCAGATACAGGATGAGGTGCACAGATACGCCATCACCTTCCATCGCGACAAGCGCAGCAAACATGCTCTTCACTCAGAATTAGACGATATCAAAGGCATCGGTCCGAAGGCTAAAGAAGCCCTTCTGAGCAAGTTTAAGAGCGTGAAAAAGATGAAAGAAGCATCCTTGGAACAACTTTCAGAAGTATTAGGCCCTCATAAGGCAGAAATTCTTTCAAAATATTTCGAAGAAAAAGGCGAGAATATGAAATAAAAGTTGTATATTTGCAGTTCAAACTATACTATATATATTAATAATAAGAAGAAGAACCGAACCGAAGCAAGCATTCCACAAATGCTATTCATAAAGTTCTATGTTCAACATTCAAAGTTCAAAGTAGTAATATGAGAATCGTAATACAGCGTGTCTCTCACGCCTCAGTTACCATAGAAGGAGAGGTTAAATCTGCCATCAGACAAGGCTATCTGATCCTTCTGGGAATAGAGGAAAGCGACACTTCAGAAGATGTAGACTGGCTGGTCAGAAAGGTAATAGGACTCCGTGTTTTCGACGACGAAAACCATGTTATGAACCGCTCTATCATGGATATAAATGGGGAAATTCTGGTCATCAGCCAGTTCACCCTATTCGCCAGTTATAAGAAAGGAAACCGCCCAAGCTGGCTCAGAGCAGCCAAGCACGAAATCAGCGTTCCACTCTATGAGGAGTTCTGCAAAAAGCTATCCGATGCACTCGGAAAGCCAGTAGGAACAGGCGAATTTGGTGCCGATATGAAGGTAGAATTGCTGAATGATGGACCGGTAACCATCATGATGGATACTCACAACAAGGAATAATGCCCTACCCTGAAAGAAAGGCATCTTTCCCCATAAAAGAATTAGGAAGATGACAATAAAAGAAGCACAAGAAGCTGTAGATCAGTGGATTAAAGAATATGGCGTACGCTATTTCAGCGAACTTACCAATATGGCTTGCCTCACAGAAGAAGTGGGCGAACTGGCACGCGTCATTGCCCGAACATACGGCGACCAGAGTTTTAAGAAAGGCGAGAAACCTAACTTAGGCGAAGAAATGGCCGATGTTCTTTGGGTGCTTATCTGCCTGGCAAATCAGACAGGGATTGACTTGACAGAAGAACTCCAGAAGAGTTTTGACAAGAAGACCCAAAGGGATTCTGAAAGGCATAAAAACAATCCAAAACTATCTGAGCATCAGGAAGATAAAGAACAAGATAACAAGAATTAAAATTGCTATTCATATAAAAACTTAACTTTAATAATTATATAAATAACATTAAGTATGAGCAGTATTAAAGAACAGGTTCTTGCACAGCAGGGACAGTATAAAGAGTCAGACGACAAGTATTTATCAGTTTTGAAGCAGTACAACTGCAACCTCAACGATGAGGAAGTAGCTGCTGCAGTAAAGAAGATTCTCGATGAAAAGGTAGCAGAGAATGAGACCATGGAGGTCAAGAAGTTCCTCTTCGGTAGCATCGAGTTGACTTCTCTCCATACAGAAGATACAGAAGAAAGCATCCTGAAGATGATTGAAAAGGTGAACCAGTTTGCCAAGGATTATCCTCAGCTTCCTCACGTAGCAACCGTATGCACCTACCCTAACTTCGCAGGACTTATCAGCCAGAGTCTGGAGGTTGACGGCGTAGAAATCGCTGTAGTAAGTGGCAATTTCCCATCATCTCAGACCTTTATCGAGGTTAAGATTGCAGAAACTGCTATGGCTATCAAGGATGGTGCTACAGAGGTGGATATCGTAATGCCTGTTGGCAAGTTCTTCAGCGAAGATTACGAGGGTCTCTGCGATGATATTCAGGAACTCAAGGAGACATGCGGAGAGCATAAGATGAAGTGCATTCTGGAGACAGGCGATCTGAAGAATTGCAGCAACATCATGAAGGCTTCTATCCTCGCGATGTACTCAGGTTCAGACTATATCAAGACCTCAACAGGCAAGGAGAAGGTTTCTGCTACCCCAGAAGCAGCATACGTCATGTGCCAGGCAATCAAGGCATATTACGAGAAGACTGGTATCCAGATTGGCTTCAAGCCTGCAGGTGGTATCAATACCGTTCATGATGCCGTAGTTTACTACACCATCGTGAAGGAAGTTTTGGGCGAGAAGTGGCTGACCAACCAGTGGTTGCGCCTCGGCACATCACGCCTGACCAACCTCCTCTTGAGCGAAATACTTGGCAAGGAGATTAAATACTTCTAAAGAAAAGTAACTGGTTATCAACAGAATACAAAAACGCAAAGGGTTGATTCTCTCTGAGAACCAACCCTTTTTATATTATGTTTTTCTTCAATTCTTATATTAAGCTTTTCTTTCAATCACAAAATCCAGGTAAGCCTTCAAGGCATTGTATATATCCTTATCCTCTACATAAGTATCAAGGAAATTCATGGCTTCGGCATGGAAATCCCACATGCGCTTATCCGCATATTCAATACCTCCGTTTTCTTTTGTAAATGCCACTAACTGAGCTATTTCATCAGCCGTCACAGTATGAGCCTTTACCTTTCTGGCAAGCTTCATCATCTCCTCATCACCGGTAGACTTCAAAGCATATATTACAGGCAAAGTCAGTTTTCCTTCAACCATATCATTACCAGTAGGTTTACCTATCTCCTTGGAATCATAATAATCAAAGATATCATCACGGATCTGGAAGATGATGCCCAAGTTCTGTCCGAAACGCTTCGCCTCTTCAATCTGCAGTTCTGAAGCATTGGCAGACATCGCTCCGATACCGGCGCAAGCCTCAAAGAGAGCAGCCGTTTTCTGCTTAATCACCTGATAATAAATATCTTCCGATATCTCTTCATTACTGATACTATTGAGCTGAAGAATCTCACCATTAGCCAGGATACGTCCCAACTCAGCAAGATAACGCACGATTTCCTCTGAATGCGAATAAGATACATGAAGCAAGGCGGTGGAAAGAATGAAATCGCCCACAAGCACAGCCACCTTATTATTATAAGTAGCATTCACGCTAGCCTGTCCGCGGCGCTCCCCACTCTCATCAACCACATCATCATGTACCAGCGAAGCGGTATGAAGAAGCTCCAGACCTACCGCAGAATGCTGGGTAACACTGGAAACCTTTCCAAAATTACGTGCCATCAACAAGATGAGTATAGGGCGCATACGTTTTCCAGCGCGCTGACGGATATGGTCGAGCACCTGGGAAAGGAGGCCATCGCTATGCATAAGAGACTTGTTGAACAAATCTATAAAATCTGCTAATTCTGCCTCTATAGGCAGCTTGATAAGTGATAAATAGTCCATTATATGTGAGTAAATCTACTTAATTTCTGAAATTTGTTACAAAATTAATCAATTCTTCTTGAAATATCGCATTTTTTTAGTAATTTTACACCACAAAAATGAATATTATGGATAAATTGTTCCTTTTAGACGCGTATGCGCTCATTTATAGGTCGTATTACGCCTTTATGAAAGCCCCTCGAATCAATTCGAAGGGACTCAATACTTCGTGTGTAATGGGGTTCTGCAATACCCTCAACGAGATACTTACCAAGGAGAAACCTACCCATATTGCGGTGGCTTTCGACCATGGCAAGACCTTCCGTCATGAGGCTTTCCCTGCATATAAAGCTCAACGAGAAGAGACACCGGAAGACATCAAACTCTCTGTGCCTATCATCAAAAATATCCTGGAGGCATATCATATCCCTATCCTTCAGGTAGATGGTTTCGAGGCAGATGATATCATCGGAACCGTTGCCTTGAAGGCAGGTGAAAAGGGGATGGAAACCTACATGCTCACACCCGATAAGGATTACGCACAACTGGTTCGCAACAATGTTTTCATGTTCCGTCCTCGTCATGGCGGTGGATACGAAAAGTTGGGCGTACAGGAAATTGAAGAGAAATACAGCATTACTTCCCCACTCCAGGTTATCGACCTCCTTGCTCTGATGGGCGACTCAGCTGATAACTTCCCAGGCTGTCCGGGCGTGGGAGAAAAGACAGCCATCAAACTTATCAACGAGTTCGGTAGTGTAGAAGGTCTTATCGAGAACTCTTCTCAAGTGAAAGGCAAGCTCCGCGAAAAAGTGGAGGGTGCTGTAGAAGATATCAGGATGTCAAAGTTCCTGGCAACCATACGAACCGATGTTCCGGTAGAGATCAAGATGGAAGATTTGAAACGGGTAGAGCCAGACAATACAAAACTGGATGAAATCTTCACCGAGTTAGAATTTAAGTCGTTTGCTAATCGAGTTCTTAACAAACCTAAAAAGGTGCAAACAAAGCCTACAGGAGAGCTCGATTTATTTGGCGCACAGCCTGCCGATGGTAAGGAAGAATCAAAAAACGCGAGTTTTGAGACCATTAAAACGACCTCTCATTCATATAAACTCATTGATACAGAAGGAGATGCAAGGAAACTTTATGACTATTTATTGACATTCAATATTCTCAGTCTAGACACAGAGACCACATCTACCGCTGCCATTGATGCAGAATTGGTGGGTTTGAGCTTTGCCGTAAAGGAAAAAGAGGCTTTCTACGTAGCAATTCCGGCAAATCGTGAAGAAGCCTTAAAAATCGTAAACATCTTCAAACCCCTCTACGAGAACCCGGAAATCTTGAAAGTGGGGCAGAACATCAAATACGATTACGAGGTGTTGATGAACTACGGCATAGAGATTCAGGGCAAGATGTTCGATACGATGCTCGCCCACTATCTCATCCAGCCAGAACTTTACCACAACATGGATTACTTGGCAGAAGTATTCCTCAACTATCAGACCATCCACATCGAAGAACTGATTGGTCCGAAGGGAAAGAACCAGAAGTCGATGCGCGATCTCGCCCCATCAGACATTTACGAATATGCTGCCGAAGACGCCGATATCACCTTGAGATTGAAAAATGTGCTCGAACCAAAACTCAAAGAAATAGATTGTGAAGATCTGTTCTGGAATGTAGAAATGCCGCTTGTACCTGTTTTAGCACACATGGAGATGACGGGAGTATGCATCGACACCGATACCCTGAAGGAAACATCCGAGAAACTCACCAACCGCCTCAATGAGATAGAACATCATATCTATGAGTTGGCAGGCGAATCGTTCAATATCGCTTCCCCACGCCAGGTTGGAGAAATACTCTTCGGAAAGATGAAGATTGTGGAGAAGCCTAAGAAGACGAAGACGGGCCAGTACGTAACAAGCGAAGAAGTTCTTCAGCAGCTGCGCAGCAAGAGTCCAATCATCGATGAGATACTGAACTACAGAGGTTTAAAGAAACTTTTGGGAACCTATATAGATGCCCTTCCAAAGCTTATCAACTCTCGCACCGGTCACATTCATGCCTCTTTCAACCAAGCCATCACTGCCACAGGACGTCTTTCTTCAAGTGATCCAAACCTGCAGAATATTCCTGTACGCGATGACGATGGCAAGGAGATACGCAGATGCTTCATCCCAGAACCAGGCTGCCTGTTCTTCTCTGCCGACTATTCACAGATAGAACTTCGCATCATGGCACACCTGAGCCAGGATCCAAACATGGTAGAAGCATTCCGTGAAGGCTCTGATATTCATGCAGCTACAGCTGCCAAGATTTGGCACGAAGACATCAAAGAAGTAACAGATGCACAGCGCAAGAAGGCAAAAACTGCCAACTTCGGCATCATCTACGGCATCACGACCTTCGGTCTTGCCCAACGCATGAACATCGAAAACCGAGAGGCAAAGCAGATCATAGAAGACTACTTCCGCACCTTCCCTGGTGTTCAGGCTTACATGGAGAAGGCAAAGGAAATGGCAAGAGAGAAAGGCTATGCCGAAACACTCTTCCACCGCCGTCGCTACCTGCCAGACATCAACAGCAAGAATGGTACTGTAAGAGGATTTGCCGAGCGCAATGCCATCAATGCCCCTATCCAGGGCTCTGAGGCAGACATCATCAAAGTGGCTATGATCCGCATCTTCAACCGATTCAGAACAGAAGGCATCAGGAGCAAGATGATTATCCAGGTGCATGACGAACTCAATTTCTCCGTATATCCGGAAGAGAAGGAAAAGGTAGAGAAGATTGTGGTAGAAGAAATGCAGAACGCCTACCAGCTCAGTGTGCCTCTGGTCGCTGATGCCGGATGGGGAAACAACTGGCTAGAAGCACATTAGAAAAACCAAAAGGCAGCCGCAGAAACCGCAAGGCAACTTAAATACAAAGAAACTCGCAAGATACCAAACGTTCATCTTGCGAGCTTTTCTTTTTCGAAATGTTTCACATGAAACAATCAAACCTTCTATCAAAACACTACTAAAAAGACAAATAACTCCTTTATTCACAAGTACATCTAGAAATCTTTGTTTATATAGATTAAAAAGGATAATAAAATTATAATATTTTCATGTTTATTTGGTTCTTACAGAAATAAAGTGTATATTTGCATAGAAATCAGAAAGATATGCAAACGCACCAGTCTGATTAAAAGTGAATAGATAACAGTAATCAATCAAATTAAGAAAGAAAGGAACATTATGAAGAAATATGTTTGCGACGTGTGTGGTTGGATTTATGATCCAGAAGTAGGTGATCCAGAGGGCGGTATCGCTCCAGGTACAGCATTCGAAGACATCCCAGATGATTGGGTTTGCCCTCTTTGCGGAGTAGGCAAGGAAGATTTCAGCCCTGTAGAGGAATAAGACTCTTTTGGAGGAATCACCCGAAGGAAATCCTCACAAAGGAATCATCTGAATGTGTTGCCTGATATTCAGGCAACACATTCATAAAATA from the Segatella copri genome contains:
- a CDS encoding fumarate reductase/succinate dehydrogenase flavoprotein subunit; translated protein: MAKTLNSRIPEGPVAEKWTNYKAHQRLVNPKNKLKLDVIVVGTGLAGASAAASLGEMGFNILNFCIQDSPRRAHSIAAQGGINAAKNYQNDGDSVYRLFYDTVKGGDYRAREANVYRLAEVSNDIIDQCVAQGVPFAREYGGMLANRSFGGAQVSRTFYAKGQTGQQLLLGAYSSLSRMVEAGKVKLFTRYEMEDIVIVDGHARGIIAKNLITGKLERFSANAVVIATGGYGNAYFLSTNAMGCNCTAAIQCYRKGADFANPSYVQIHPTCIPVHGTNQSKLTLMSESLRNDGRIWVPKKIEDAKALQAGTKKGSDIPEEDRDYYLERRYPAFGNLVPRDVASRAAKERCDKGFGVNNTGLAVFLDFSESINRLGIDVILQRYGNLFDMYEEITDVNPGELANEINGVKYYNPMMIFPAIHYTMGGIWVDYELMTTIPGLFAIGECNFSDHGANRLGASALMQGLADGYFVLPYTIQNYLADQALWPKLSTDLPEFAEAEAGVQKEIDRLMGIQGKRSVDSIHKELGHILWEHVGMGRTKEGLEEGLKKMKALREEFNKNLFIPGKKEGLNVELDKAIHLRDFILMGELIAYDALHRNESCGGHFREEYQTEEGEAKRDDEHFFYVGCWEYQGNDTTAPVLNKEPLEYEAIKVQTRNYKN
- a CDS encoding fumarate reductase transmemBrane cytochrome b subunit, with amino-acid sequence MWLINSSIGRKVVMSVTGIALILFLTFHGCMNVVALFSGEAYNTICELLGANWYAVVATLGLAALAVCHIVYAFILTAQNRRARGNQRYEVTAKPEKVEWASQNMLVLGIIIVLGLLLHLFNFWYNMMFAELLGTSFGHSPADGFAFIQDTFANPVFVVLYIIWLVALWFHLTHGFWSAIQTLGWSGKTWFCRWKMIGMIYSTILLLLFIVVVLAFAFGCAPSLCCA
- the mnmG gene encoding tRNA uridine-5-carboxymethylaminomethyl(34) synthesis enzyme MnmG, coding for MKFNYDVLVIGGGHAGCEAAAASANMGAKTCLITMDMNKIGQMSCNPAIGGIAKGQIVREIDALGGQMGIVTDKTAIQFRMLNIGKGPAVWSPRAQCDRGKFIWEWRTILDHTDNLDIWQDQADELLVANGEAIGVKTIWGAEFYAKSIIITAGTFLNGLMHVGRKMVEGGRCAEPAVHNFTESITRWGITTARMKTGTPVRIDKRSVHFEDMEEQPGDSDFHQFSYMGEHRVLKQLPCWTCYTNKKVHETLKSGLADSPLYNGQIQSTGPRYCPSIETKLVTFPDKDQHPLFLEPEGEDTNEMYLNGFSSSMPMDIQLNALHEIPALRDAKIYRPGYAIEYDYFDPTQLKHSLESKIIKGLFFAGQVNGTTGYEEAGGQGTVAGINAALHCVGDKTFEMNRDESYIGVLIDDLTTKGVDEPYRMFTSRAEYRILLRQDDADARLTEKAYELGIAKRDRYDWWIEKKEAIGRIIEFCANYPIKKDEINPKLEALGTTPLRAGCKLIDLIARPHLNLTNLSEIIPDLKAALETPANRKEEITEAAEIKMKYKGYIERERLIADKMHRLENIKIKGRFNYSELHEISTEGRQKLERIDPETLAQASRIPGVSPSDINVMLVLLGR
- a CDS encoding adenine phosphoribosyltransferase; amino-acid sequence: MNNQLLLDNLRCIPDWPIKGVNFRDVSTLFKNPASLKEISDEMYELYKDKGITKIVGIESRGFVMSSALAIRLGAGVVLCRKPGKLPCKTVQESYAKEYGIDTIEIHEDAINEDDIVLLHDDLLATGGTMKAACDLVKKFHPKKVYANFIIELVNENFEGRNSFDPDVEVTTLLQL
- the uvrC gene encoding excinuclease ABC subunit UvrC gives rise to the protein MTKQENEERLARLKNIVLSMPEKPGSYQYYDENHTIIYVGKAKNLKRRVSSYFHKEVDRYKTKVLVSKIHDISYTVVNTEEDALLLENSLIKKYNPRYNVLLKDGKTYPSICVTNEYFPRIFKTRHINKKVGTFFGPYPHIGSMYAVLEVIKKLYKPRTCRMPITREGVAEGRYKPCLEYHIHNCGAPCINKQSYEEYQENMRQAREILKGNTREVSKYLYDLMMKNAELLRFEIAEEYKKKYQLLDEFEAKSEVVSHTITDVDVFTIVNDDANKNAFINYIHVKNGTINQSFTYEYKRKLEESNEELLITAIPEIRERFHSTSKEIIVPFEMEWKLKDATFFVPQRGDKKHLLELSEMNCKQYKFDRLKQAEKLNPEQKQTRLMKELQAKLKLPKMPYQIECFDNSNISGTDAVAGCIVYKGMKPSRKDYRKYNIKTVEGPDDYASMQEVVRRRYSRMIEEETALPDLIITDGGKGQMDVVREVIVNELHLDIPIAGLAKDDRHRTNELLFGFPPQTIALPPESELFKVLTQIQDEVHRYAITFHRDKRSKHALHSELDDIKGIGPKAKEALLSKFKSVKKMKEASLEQLSEVLGPHKAEILSKYFEEKGENMK